A part of Arachis hypogaea cultivar Tifrunner chromosome 12, arahy.Tifrunner.gnm2.J5K5, whole genome shotgun sequence genomic DNA contains:
- the LOC140176785 gene encoding uncharacterized protein, translating to MASVAYCVVADESAGRDRTSGQLSLGGRMNSRIRREALERAVGEGDKNCIWELRMNTNAFANLCELLQVQGGITEDGHIQSILFAKATPVEEDCLNPTWRRFKVELIRSLDGTYIEVTVPKSEKARYRTRKCKICTNVLGVCNREMGFVYVLSGWKGSASNPRVLRDAITRRNSLKIPHSNYYLVDAGYTNGLGFLAPYRGTRYHSMDMDSEEEGSILDEFMLDGDEEQDEMIDVVENTNE from the exons GGATAGAACTAGTGGCCAACTGTCGTTAGGCGGAAGAATGAATAGTAGAATTAGACGTGAGGCTTTAGAGCGTGCTGTTGGTGAGGGTGATAAGAATTGTATCTGGGAGTTGAGAATGAACACAAATGCCTTTGCTAATTTGTGTGAGTTGCTCCAAGTTCAAGGAGGAATTACAGAGGATGGTCAT ATTCAAAGTATTTTGTTTGCCAAGGCTACACCAGTTGAAGAGGATTGTCTTAACCCCACATGGAGAAGGTTTAAGGTAGAGCTTATTCGAT CATTAGATGGCACTTATATAGAGGTGACAGTCCCAAAGTCTGAGAAAGCAAGATACCGAACAAGAAAGTGTAAAATCTGCACCAATGTCTTAGGAGTGTGTAACCGGGAAATGGGTTTTGTCTATGTACTCAGTGGATGGAAGGGATCGGCATCTAATCCACGGGTACTTCGAGATGCAATAACTCGTCGTAATAGTCTTAAGATACCCCACA GTAATTACTATTTAGTTGATGCTGGTTACACAAATGGTCTGGGGTTTCTCGCACCGTATAGAGGCACTCGATATCAT AGTATGGATATGGATTCGGAGGAGGAAGGTAGCATATTGGATGAATTTATGCTTGATGGAGACGAAGAACAAGATGAAATGATTGATGTGGTTGAAAACACGAACGAGTAG